Proteins encoded together in one Catellatospora citrea window:
- a CDS encoding AfsR/SARP family transcriptional regulator: protein MTSPLSFSVLGPVRAWRDRSELDLGTRQQRLILALLLARAGGAVSVAEFVDLLWESDPPPSAVNVVHRHIGTLRRRFEPGLPTRAAGSVLVRDGAEYRLRIEDESLDLLRFRRLVAEAAAASGEPAVQIYLQALALWRDRCAAGLHAASSAHPEFAAVDGERFAAVRAAADAALRAGCAHLVLPAIRRAAGDEPLDEQLQARLLLALAADGRRAEALAAYADVEHRLAEELGIAPGGALRAARDSLLDQGTPVPVGVEPPAQLPADHPYFAGRREVMAAARALLAGDPRTTALVIDGMPGVGKTTLAVHLSHRLAARYPDGQLHADLRGFDSGDSVMTPAEALRGFLWSLGVAPAAIPAELHAQAGLYRSILAERRMLILLDNCRDWDQIRHLLPGTGGSLVIATSRRRITGVAGSAGAHALHLDLLTDTEARELLARRLGDAVAADPAAVGEIILRCGRLPLALALVATRSVGRPGLSLPAVVGELAGADGRLSGFGDAHADLEAIFSWSYRALTPEAARLFRLLPLHPAGELSTQAAAALGGLPARFARGLLGELGAQMLVRPGGGRWRMHDLLRAYAVELGEEHDDAAERDAAVARVHDYYELSAYAAHLLLLPQVPLPEPEPSGQGVTGRRFSDRDDAMAWFAAEQRVLTEVVARAQERGRPRTAWRIALAMQNFFQDTAQFRQWAAMAGAGLAAAGDDPAVRALLHRSLAGACYFLTDLDGGLSHLQQAGAIFERLGLRTEQGHVENNIAEIRLDQQCYAEARQHAEAARALFDAEGNVRGATTALLAIARAQGRLGRHAAALDMFVQAQRQFEAIGDLHGVGTTQSWLAHTYSMIGDLPQALAVWQQAIDTFRGAGAAHHTAQVLVAVGDCHAAGGAAEPAGQAWREALAELHGTDSPMARQIRDRLSRLR from the coding sequence ATGACCAGCCCGCTCTCGTTTTCCGTCCTCGGCCCGGTGCGGGCCTGGCGCGACCGGTCCGAGCTGGACCTCGGCACCCGCCAGCAGCGGTTGATCCTCGCGCTGCTGCTGGCCAGGGCCGGCGGCGCGGTCAGCGTCGCCGAGTTCGTCGACCTGCTCTGGGAGTCCGATCCCCCGCCGAGTGCGGTCAACGTGGTGCACCGGCACATCGGCACGCTGCGGCGGCGCTTCGAGCCGGGCCTGCCGACACGCGCGGCCGGCTCGGTGCTGGTCCGTGACGGCGCCGAATACCGGCTGCGCATCGAGGACGAGTCGCTCGACCTGCTGCGTTTCCGGCGCCTGGTCGCCGAGGCCGCGGCCGCCTCGGGCGAGCCTGCCGTGCAGATCTACCTGCAGGCGCTGGCGTTGTGGCGGGACCGGTGCGCCGCGGGCCTGCACGCCGCGAGCAGCGCCCATCCGGAGTTCGCGGCCGTCGACGGGGAGCGGTTCGCGGCCGTGCGGGCAGCGGCCGACGCCGCGTTGCGGGCCGGGTGCGCCCACCTGGTGCTGCCCGCGATCAGGCGGGCCGCCGGGGACGAACCGCTGGACGAACAGCTGCAGGCGAGGCTGCTGCTGGCGCTGGCCGCCGACGGCCGGCGGGCCGAGGCCCTGGCGGCGTATGCCGACGTCGAGCACCGGCTCGCCGAGGAGCTGGGCATCGCGCCGGGCGGCGCGCTGCGCGCGGCCCGCGACAGCCTGCTCGACCAGGGCACCCCGGTGCCGGTCGGGGTCGAGCCGCCGGCGCAGCTGCCGGCCGACCATCCCTATTTCGCCGGTCGCCGAGAGGTCATGGCCGCCGCCCGGGCGCTGCTGGCCGGCGACCCGCGGACGACCGCGCTGGTCATCGACGGCATGCCCGGCGTCGGCAAGACCACGCTGGCGGTGCACCTGTCGCACCGGCTGGCCGCCCGCTACCCCGACGGGCAGCTGCACGCGGATCTGCGCGGTTTCGACTCCGGCGACTCGGTGATGACTCCGGCGGAGGCGCTGCGCGGTTTCCTCTGGTCGCTCGGGGTCGCGCCGGCCGCCATCCCTGCCGAGCTGCACGCCCAGGCGGGTCTGTACCGCAGCATCCTGGCCGAGCGGCGGATGCTGATCCTGCTCGACAACTGCCGTGACTGGGACCAGATCCGGCATCTGCTGCCGGGCACCGGCGGCAGCCTGGTCATCGCCACCAGCCGCCGCCGCATCACCGGTGTGGCGGGTTCGGCGGGCGCGCACGCGCTGCATCTGGATCTGCTGACCGACACCGAGGCCCGCGAGCTGCTCGCCCGCCGGCTCGGTGACGCGGTGGCCGCCGATCCGGCGGCCGTCGGTGAGATCATCTTGCGGTGTGGTCGGCTGCCGCTGGCGCTGGCGCTGGTCGCGACCCGTAGCGTGGGCCGGCCCGGGTTGAGCCTGCCGGCGGTCGTCGGTGAGCTGGCCGGGGCCGACGGCCGGTTGTCCGGGTTCGGGGACGCGCACGCCGATCTGGAGGCGATCTTCTCCTGGTCGTACCGGGCGCTGACGCCTGAGGCGGCGCGGCTGTTCCGGCTGCTGCCCCTGCACCCCGCCGGGGAGTTGAGCACGCAGGCGGCGGCCGCACTGGGCGGCCTGCCCGCCCGCTTCGCCCGTGGCCTGCTCGGCGAGCTCGGGGCGCAGATGCTGGTGCGGCCGGGCGGCGGCCGGTGGCGGATGCACGACCTGCTGCGGGCCTATGCGGTGGAGCTCGGGGAGGAGCACGACGACGCGGCCGAGCGGGACGCCGCCGTCGCGCGGGTCCACGACTATTACGAGCTGAGTGCGTACGCGGCGCATCTGCTGTTGCTGCCGCAGGTGCCGCTGCCGGAGCCGGAGCCGTCCGGCCAGGGGGTGACCGGGCGGCGCTTCTCCGACCGGGACGACGCGATGGCGTGGTTCGCGGCCGAGCAGCGGGTGCTGACCGAGGTCGTCGCGCGGGCGCAGGAACGTGGGCGGCCGCGTACGGCGTGGCGGATCGCGCTGGCCATGCAGAACTTCTTCCAGGACACGGCGCAGTTCAGGCAGTGGGCGGCGATGGCGGGCGCCGGCCTGGCCGCGGCCGGCGACGATCCGGCGGTGCGGGCGCTGCTGCACCGTAGCCTCGCCGGGGCGTGCTACTTCCTGACCGATCTGGACGGCGGGTTGTCGCACCTGCAGCAGGCCGGGGCGATCTTCGAGCGGCTCGGGCTGCGCACCGAGCAGGGCCACGTGGAGAACAACATCGCCGAGATCAGGCTGGACCAGCAGTGCTACGCCGAGGCGCGGCAGCATGCCGAGGCCGCGCGGGCGCTGTTCGACGCCGAGGGCAACGTGCGGGGCGCGACGACCGCGCTGCTGGCCATCGCGCGGGCGCAGGGCCGGCTCGGCCGGCACGCCGCCGCGCTGGACATGTTCGTGCAGGCGCAGCGGCAGTTCGAGGCCATCGGTGACCTGCACGGGGTGGGCACGACCCAGTCCTGGCTGGCGCACACGTACTCGATGATCGGCGACCTGCCGCAGGCGCTGGCGGTCTGGCAGCAGGCGATCGACACGTTCCGCGGCGCGGGGGCCGCCCACCACACCGCGCAGGTGCTGGTCGCCGTCGGCGACTGCCACGCCGCCGGTGGTGCTGCGGAGCCGGCCGGGCAGGCGTGGCGGGAGGCGCTGGCCGAACTCCACGGAACGGACTCCCCGATGGCCCGCCAGATCCGCGACCGCCTCAGCCGCCTGCGCTGA
- a CDS encoding sigma-70 family RNA polymerase sigma factor, producing MLPAPDETTATAAERMTALHADHARAVLGLLLGLTHGQRQTAEDLLQETMLRAWRHLDAVPEEPGAARRWLLTVARRLVVDGVRLRLRRPAEVHLVDMTWIPGADDTTGSALASYAVRQALGRLSPAQRSLLCEVYLVGRSPKEVAGRLGMPVGTVKSRTHYALCALRTSLKAA from the coding sequence GTGCTGCCGGCACCCGACGAGACGACGGCCACCGCGGCCGAGCGCATGACCGCACTGCACGCCGACCACGCCCGTGCCGTGCTGGGTCTGCTGCTCGGGCTGACCCACGGCCAGCGGCAGACCGCCGAGGACCTGCTCCAGGAGACGATGCTGCGGGCGTGGCGGCACCTCGACGCGGTGCCGGAAGAGCCGGGTGCCGCCCGCCGGTGGCTGCTGACCGTCGCGCGGCGGCTCGTCGTCGACGGCGTGCGGCTGCGGCTGCGCCGCCCGGCCGAAGTCCACCTCGTCGACATGACCTGGATCCCCGGCGCGGACGACACCACCGGGTCCGCGCTGGCGTCGTACGCGGTCCGGCAGGCGCTCGGCCGGCTGAGCCCGGCGCAGCGCAGCCTGCTCTGCGAGGTTTACCTGGTCGGGCGGTCCCCCAAGGAGGTCGCGGGTCGGCTGGGCATGCCGGTCGGCACGGTGAAGTCGCGGACTCACTATGCGTTGTGCGCCCTGCGCACCAGCCTCAAGGCCGCCTGA
- a CDS encoding S8 family peptidase, translating into MRSARTISALALLVLGVSAVAPGGTPAAAQPQSPKPATTPPVAAKARAVTLLTGDTVHISTIDGQTAVTVVPGKGRERMPFLTHSAGEQVRVIPADAVALLNRGKLDERLFDVSTLIGFGYDDSRPTLPLIVQHADTTPAGLTGARTTRELSGASAVAQNRADAVSFWNGITSTAGGTERRLRAGFDKIWLDGLRRPTLDVSVPLTGAPQAWQAGWTGAGVKVGVIDTGVDQTHPDLAGHVAAAENFTAEPDALDRVGHGTHVASTIAGSGAASQGRFKGMAPGATLYSAKVCTVDGCPESAILAGMNWAAQQGVKVANMSLGGPDSPATDPIEAAVADLTHRYGMLFVVAAGNSGLGGESTVNSPGSVTEALTVGAVTKTGELAEFSSRGPRAGDAGIKPDLTAPGVGILAALSSVSDMWPDADNPQYTSLNGTSMATPHVAGAAAMLFQQHPDWTPERIKSTLMAAAQPNAAIGVYEQGAGFLDVARAIRQTVTASPVSVAFERTTTAQTRTITYANSGPAALTLAVSLAAKDADGNPAPAGLFSLSASSVTVPAGGTATVNVTVQAGAGLPDHYVGGEVTATGGGAQVQTPVALDVVRRTLALKLVGPDGGKPTAEQGWVTVLMDLDRQTLLVLDDPTATSHRVRAGRYLVQTYMLTGDPSMPDITSLVRPTLDLTRDQALTMDTRTAKPIAVSVPEPKATLVFPDSGWTIRTEQPQIWGSNDPFGTLMNVPFDHVRTAQAGAGKTPGFVSYVHGIWGQVDADGSLHNSPYVYRAYFYEPQRMMAGLTRKLRAGDFATVRSQIGADVAGVPVARTAVAHVPGNSPVYRDERNVQPSFTYDVPRTITEYYNQDKETVWQSVSAQTRYTYYQSDWTSFKPGKTYDVKWANAVAGPVFPQPNFGQQYATRYWGDQIGGPGPLHGDGAGHMGFRHVRGGSAQVTLYRNGVEIGAATEVPYVWQVPAATGDYRLAATFRSDPAFTLSTVVEAEWTFKSGHVADGDLVKLPLTAIRYTPALDIDNRAPAGRLFTIPVSLDRQVGAAPGRTRSLTVEASFDDGKTWHKLPVLRFGEQATALVYHPAGDGFVSLRAAATDTAGNTTKQTVIRAYRY; encoded by the coding sequence ATGCGGTCAGCTCGCACGATATCGGCGCTGGCACTGCTGGTGCTGGGCGTCTCGGCGGTGGCCCCGGGCGGCACACCGGCCGCGGCGCAGCCCCAGTCGCCGAAACCCGCGACCACACCCCCGGTCGCCGCCAAAGCACGGGCGGTCACTCTGCTCACCGGCGACACCGTCCACATCAGCACCATCGACGGCCAGACGGCCGTCACCGTCGTGCCGGGCAAGGGACGGGAACGGATGCCGTTCCTCACCCACAGTGCCGGCGAGCAGGTGCGGGTCATCCCCGCCGACGCCGTCGCCCTGCTCAACCGGGGCAAGCTCGACGAGCGGCTGTTCGACGTCTCGACGCTGATCGGCTTCGGCTACGACGACTCCCGGCCCACCCTGCCGCTCATCGTCCAGCACGCCGACACCACCCCCGCCGGCCTCACCGGCGCGCGGACCACCCGAGAACTGTCCGGGGCGAGCGCCGTCGCGCAGAACCGCGCGGACGCGGTGTCCTTCTGGAACGGCATCACCTCCACCGCCGGCGGCACCGAGCGGCGGCTGCGCGCCGGGTTCGACAAGATCTGGCTCGACGGACTGCGCCGGCCGACCCTCGACGTGAGCGTCCCGCTGACCGGCGCGCCGCAGGCGTGGCAGGCCGGCTGGACCGGTGCGGGCGTCAAGGTCGGCGTGATCGACACCGGCGTCGACCAGACCCACCCCGACCTGGCCGGTCACGTCGCCGCGGCGGAGAACTTCACCGCCGAGCCCGACGCCCTCGACCGGGTCGGCCACGGCACCCACGTCGCCTCCACCATCGCCGGCAGCGGCGCCGCGTCGCAGGGCCGCTTCAAGGGCATGGCGCCCGGCGCGACCCTGTACAGCGCCAAGGTCTGCACCGTGGACGGCTGCCCCGAGTCGGCGATCCTGGCCGGCATGAACTGGGCCGCCCAGCAGGGCGTCAAGGTCGCCAACATGAGCCTCGGCGGCCCGGACAGCCCGGCCACCGACCCGATCGAGGCGGCCGTGGCCGACCTCACCCACCGCTACGGCATGCTGTTCGTCGTCGCCGCGGGCAACTCCGGCCTGGGCGGCGAGTCCACCGTGAACTCGCCCGGCAGCGTCACCGAGGCGCTGACCGTCGGCGCCGTCACCAAGACCGGTGAGCTGGCCGAGTTCTCCAGCCGTGGCCCGCGTGCGGGCGACGCCGGCATCAAGCCGGACCTCACCGCGCCGGGCGTCGGCATCCTCGCCGCCCTCAGCAGCGTCTCCGACATGTGGCCCGACGCCGACAACCCGCAGTACACCAGCCTCAACGGCACCTCGATGGCGACCCCGCACGTGGCCGGCGCGGCCGCGATGCTGTTCCAGCAGCACCCCGACTGGACCCCGGAGCGGATCAAGTCCACGCTGATGGCCGCCGCCCAGCCCAACGCCGCCATCGGCGTCTACGAGCAGGGCGCGGGCTTCCTCGACGTCGCCCGGGCGATCCGCCAGACCGTCACCGCCAGCCCGGTCAGCGTCGCCTTCGAGCGGACCACCACCGCGCAGACGCGCACCATCACGTACGCCAACAGCGGCCCTGCCGCGCTCACCCTGGCCGTGTCCCTGGCCGCCAAGGACGCCGACGGCAACCCCGCCCCGGCGGGCCTGTTCAGCCTCAGCGCCTCCTCGGTCACCGTCCCGGCCGGCGGCACCGCCACGGTGAACGTCACCGTGCAGGCCGGCGCCGGCCTGCCCGACCACTACGTCGGCGGTGAGGTCACCGCCACCGGCGGCGGCGCGCAGGTGCAGACCCCGGTCGCGCTCGACGTCGTCCGCCGTACGCTGGCGCTCAAGCTCGTCGGCCCCGACGGCGGCAAGCCGACCGCCGAGCAGGGCTGGGTGACCGTCCTGATGGACCTGGACCGGCAGACCCTGCTGGTGCTCGACGACCCGACGGCCACCAGCCACCGGGTCCGCGCGGGCCGCTACCTGGTCCAGACGTACATGTTGACCGGCGACCCGTCCATGCCGGACATCACCTCGCTGGTGCGCCCGACCCTCGATCTGACCAGGGACCAGGCGCTCACCATGGACACCCGCACGGCGAAGCCGATCGCGGTGTCGGTGCCCGAACCGAAGGCGACCCTGGTCTTCCCGGACTCGGGCTGGACGATCCGGACCGAGCAGCCGCAGATCTGGGGCAGCAACGACCCGTTCGGCACGCTGATGAACGTCCCGTTCGATCACGTACGCACGGCGCAGGCCGGAGCCGGCAAGACGCCCGGCTTCGTCTCCTACGTCCACGGCATCTGGGGCCAGGTCGACGCCGACGGCAGCCTGCACAACAGCCCCTACGTCTACCGGGCCTACTTCTACGAGCCGCAGCGGATGATGGCCGGCCTCACCCGCAAGCTGCGCGCGGGCGACTTCGCCACGGTCCGCTCGCAGATCGGCGCGGACGTCGCCGGGGTGCCGGTGGCCCGGACCGCGGTCGCGCACGTGCCCGGCAACTCGCCGGTCTACCGCGACGAGCGCAACGTCCAGCCGAGCTTCACCTACGACGTGCCGCGCACCATCACCGAGTACTACAACCAGGACAAGGAGACGGTCTGGCAGTCGGTCTCGGCGCAGACCAGGTACACCTACTACCAGTCGGACTGGACCAGCTTCAAGCCCGGGAAGACGTACGACGTGAAGTGGGCCAACGCGGTGGCCGGTCCGGTCTTCCCGCAGCCGAACTTCGGCCAGCAGTACGCCACCCGCTACTGGGGCGACCAGATCGGCGGACCGGGGCCGCTGCACGGCGACGGCGCCGGGCACATGGGCTTCCGGCACGTCCGTGGCGGCAGCGCGCAGGTGACCCTCTACCGCAACGGCGTCGAGATCGGCGCCGCGACCGAGGTGCCCTACGTGTGGCAGGTGCCCGCCGCGACCGGTGACTACCGGCTCGCCGCGACGTTCCGCAGCGACCCGGCGTTCACCCTGTCGACCGTCGTCGAGGCCGAGTGGACCTTCAAGTCCGGGCACGTGGCCGACGGCGACCTGGTGAAGCTGCCGCTGACCGCGATCCGGTACACCCCGGCGCTCGACATCGACAACCGGGCGCCGGCCGGGCGGTTGTTCACGATCCCGGTCTCCCTCGACCGCCAGGTCGGGGCGGCACCGGGCCGGACCAGGTCACTGACCGTCGAGGCTTCCTTCGACGACGGCAAGACCTGGCACAAGCTGCCCGTGCTGCGGTTCGGCGAGCAGGCGACCGCTCTGGTGTACCACCCGGCCGGGGACGGTTTCGTGTCGCTGCGCGCCGCCGCGACCGACACCGCCGGCAACACCACCAAACAAACCGTCATCCGCGCCTACCGCTACTGA
- a CDS encoding WxL protein peptidoglycan domain-containing protein yields the protein MSRIVRLLAVALLAAPAALPAAASAAPPAAPRLAPAAPTQPANATFGIQPASPTGPDSRPQFQFGATKGAVVRDQVVVRNYGDKALTLQVYASDAFNTPEGGFDLLAAGRNPVDVGAWTKLDRTAVAVPARGQVVVPFTLTVPADVMPGDHIGGIVASMTTTQTDAQGNKVAVDQRVGARIYLRVPGLLRATLSVDALSADFAARGLTGGGTATVSYTVRNTGNVRIAARQQLALSAALWTDPTAPVLPELPELLPGASMELTYVADGVPPVGLLTAQLRLEPKAVGTDLNPTMISVSRRADFWALTWVTVTIAVGVLLVITGLVLLVLLLRRRRRRLAAATSTRGNRATVSV from the coding sequence ATGAGCCGTATCGTTCGTCTGCTGGCGGTGGCCCTGCTGGCCGCTCCGGCCGCGCTCCCCGCCGCCGCGTCCGCGGCCCCGCCCGCTGCGCCGCGCCTGGCTCCGGCCGCGCCGACGCAGCCGGCCAACGCCACCTTCGGCATCCAGCCCGCGTCGCCGACCGGGCCGGACAGCCGCCCCCAGTTCCAGTTCGGCGCGACCAAGGGCGCGGTCGTACGCGACCAGGTCGTGGTACGCAACTACGGCGACAAGGCGCTGACGCTGCAGGTGTACGCCAGCGACGCGTTCAACACCCCCGAGGGCGGCTTCGACCTGCTGGCCGCCGGACGCAACCCGGTCGACGTCGGCGCCTGGACCAAGCTGGACCGGACCGCGGTCGCCGTGCCCGCCCGCGGCCAGGTCGTCGTGCCGTTCACGCTGACCGTGCCCGCCGATGTGATGCCGGGCGACCACATCGGGGGCATCGTCGCGTCGATGACCACCACCCAGACCGACGCGCAGGGCAACAAGGTCGCCGTCGACCAGCGCGTCGGCGCGCGTATCTACCTGCGGGTGCCCGGCCTGCTGCGGGCGACGCTCAGCGTCGACGCGCTGTCGGCCGACTTCGCGGCACGGGGCCTGACCGGCGGCGGCACCGCCACGGTCTCGTACACCGTGCGCAACACCGGCAATGTGCGCATCGCCGCCCGGCAGCAGCTCGCCCTGAGCGCTGCGCTGTGGACCGATCCCACCGCACCGGTGCTGCCGGAGCTGCCCGAGCTGCTGCCCGGCGCGAGCATGGAACTGACCTACGTCGCCGACGGGGTGCCCCCGGTCGGCCTGCTTACCGCGCAGCTGCGCCTGGAGCCGAAAGCCGTCGGCACCGATCTCAACCCGACCATGATCTCCGTGAGTCGCCGCGCCGACTTCTGGGCGCTGACCTGGGTGACCGTGACCATCGCGGTCGGCGTGCTGCTCGTGATCACGGGGCTGGTCCTGCTCGTGCTGCTGCTGCGCCGCCGCCGTCGGCGCCTCGCCGCGGCGACCTCGACGAGGGGGAACCGTGCGACCGTCTCCGTCTAG
- a CDS encoding sortase — translation MNTDRDTRRTSGQVLTIFSLACLLAVVALMLVGAGRHTRAQTLAEAELRLVLAEGRAPVGQLDADGRPLAPGTPVALLEIPAIGLREVVLEGTSAAVLADGPGHRRDTVLPGQAGMSVLMGRRAGYGGPFAGLPRLRHDDVITVTTGQDASTFTVLGVRHAGDPVPEALAPGRGGLTLLTADGAPFLPADVLYVDAVLTSDVRPTPARAFGAASLTAAEHALAGDDQVVPLVLWLQLVVACACGVVWVRHRLGPWHAWIIGTPTLGAAGLAAADTALRLLPNLL, via the coding sequence ATGAACACCGATCGTGACACGCGCCGCACCAGCGGCCAGGTCCTCACCATCTTCTCGCTGGCGTGCCTGCTGGCGGTCGTCGCCCTGATGCTGGTCGGTGCGGGCCGCCACACGCGGGCCCAGACGCTGGCCGAGGCCGAGCTGCGGCTGGTGCTCGCCGAGGGGCGGGCACCGGTCGGCCAGCTCGACGCGGACGGCCGCCCGCTCGCGCCGGGCACCCCGGTGGCCCTGCTGGAGATCCCCGCCATCGGGCTGCGCGAGGTGGTCCTCGAAGGCACCTCCGCCGCGGTGCTGGCCGACGGCCCCGGCCACCGCCGCGACACGGTGCTGCCGGGCCAGGCGGGCATGAGCGTGCTGATGGGACGCCGGGCAGGGTACGGCGGGCCGTTCGCCGGATTGCCCAGGCTGCGGCACGACGACGTGATCACCGTGACCACGGGGCAGGACGCCAGCACCTTCACCGTGCTCGGCGTACGCCATGCCGGTGATCCCGTGCCCGAGGCGCTCGCCCCCGGCCGAGGTGGACTGACCTTGCTGACCGCCGACGGCGCGCCGTTCCTGCCCGCGGACGTGCTCTACGTGGACGCGGTGCTGACCAGCGACGTCAGGCCGACCCCGGCCCGTGCCTTCGGCGCGGCCTCGCTCACCGCCGCCGAGCACGCCCTGGCCGGCGACGACCAGGTCGTGCCGCTCGTGCTGTGGCTGCAGCTGGTGGTCGCCTGTGCCTGCGGCGTGGTGTGGGTGCGGCACCGGCTCGGCCCGTGGCACGCCTGGATCATCGGCACGCCGACCCTCGGCGCGGCCGGGCTCGCCGCCGCCGACACCGCCCTGCGCCTGCTGCCCAACCTGCTCTGA
- a CDS encoding phosphate ABC transporter ATP-binding protein yields MTTTAVMPGNVPAGALPPDAAPLEARAVSAWFGERKVLDRVSLHMPAGSVTALIGPSGCGKSTFLRILNRMHELVPGATLAGEVLLDGADIYHHDRRLTEVRRRIGMVFQKPNPFPAMSIYENVTAGLKLTATRISRGDRDDLVEQCLTKAGLWNEVHDRLRQPGSALSGGQQQRLCIARALAVRPQVLLMDEPCSALDPTSTRRVEETIRELAAEVTIVIVTHNMQQAQRVSEHCAFFLAEQNTPGHIVEQGLTQRMFHRPRDPRTEDYVNGRFG; encoded by the coding sequence ATGACCACGACCGCCGTCATGCCGGGCAACGTCCCGGCCGGGGCGCTGCCCCCCGACGCCGCCCCGCTCGAGGCGAGGGCCGTGTCGGCCTGGTTCGGTGAGCGCAAGGTGCTGGACCGGGTGTCGCTGCACATGCCCGCCGGTTCGGTCACCGCCCTGATCGGGCCGTCCGGCTGCGGCAAGTCCACCTTCCTGCGCATCCTCAACCGGATGCACGAGCTGGTGCCGGGCGCGACCCTGGCCGGTGAGGTGCTGCTGGACGGGGCCGACATCTACCACCACGACCGGCGGCTGACCGAGGTGCGCCGGCGGATCGGGATGGTGTTCCAGAAGCCCAACCCGTTCCCGGCGATGAGCATCTACGAGAACGTCACCGCCGGCCTGAAGCTCACCGCCACCAGGATCAGCCGCGGCGACCGCGACGATCTCGTCGAGCAGTGCCTGACCAAGGCCGGGTTGTGGAACGAGGTGCACGACCGGCTGCGCCAGCCCGGGTCGGCGCTGTCCGGCGGCCAGCAGCAGCGGCTGTGCATCGCCCGGGCGCTGGCCGTGCGGCCGCAGGTGCTGCTGATGGACGAGCCGTGCTCGGCGCTGGACCCGACCTCCACCCGCCGGGTGGAGGAGACCATCCGCGAGCTGGCGGCCGAGGTGACCATCGTGATCGTCACCCACAACATGCAGCAGGCGCAGCGGGTGTCCGAGCACTGCGCCTTCTTCCTGGCCGAGCAGAACACACCCGGCCACATCGTGGAGCAGGGCCTGACCCAGCGGATGTTCCACAGGCCGCGCGACCCGCGGACCGAGGACTACGTCAACGGCCGCTTCGGGTGA